One segment of Streptomyces sp. XD-27 DNA contains the following:
- a CDS encoding amidohydrolase family protein, producing the protein MESTDVSPTGPEPRRAPFALSRRGFLQTAAGTAAAAGAAAVLPPASAAATEAHGATLSFTAATNGAATLAPSGDRLVAEIQNVLWSVPRKGGAATALTPAGLEPNRPVFSPDGALIALCAYRGGGFHIWTMRPDGSDVRQRTDGPWDDRGPAWSPDGTRIAFASERGGDPVAGSPYRVWVLDLATGGLTRLTGVPGQEGPLQDGAWEDFDPTWSADGERVLFIRATPTAAPAGGTTLDARTVASVPADGGGPVRLEHSEPAAAQLMAPAVSPGGRLACLRTTPAPAGSCTLVVDGAAVAVDGDVAPVPPRWISREELLLTVGGRFRIVRPDAPERAETIPFTAALPVDRPRYRVKRYDIEAGGGIRPVRALHLPALSPDGRRVAFAALNSLWVADVTGGRAPRRIVRADPTRYLLGPVWTPDGDGLVYADDRDGLLAVRRRELAGGAETVLASGGRVHPALSPDGTRLACIDMSGNLLVRELATGAERVLVAALGGGGLPGRPSWSPDGRRIAFCDRNRLNQRFREGYNLIRVVDAASGAARLHALAPHLSLSDRYDSGPVWSPDGRHMAVIAESALWLLPVRKDGTPDGEPRRLTDEPADHPSWSGDGRTVLYLSAGRLRLLDVASGTARTVRVPLDHRRPAPVDTVVHAGRFWDGTGDRVREDVDLVVRGGRVAAVEPHRAGRAARRRVDASARTVLPGLWDAHTHPWQYTYGGRQTALQLAYGITTAVSLGGFSYEQARIREAVAAGALAGPRLLTCGELLDGPRVAYSMGRAHRTRAGLRRSLERGAALDWDFVKTYVRAPGWVMEEAARFAHDRLGVRTGSHLCSPGVQLGQDLTTHLQATQRLEYGHATSATGHAYQDLTEIYTATDFRMIATPFTAQPLIGADPALAEDERVTRLMPPWDTALVRQLAGTPPTAAQLATLRTEIGVYRRVLERGGLVALGTDAPLVPVGLHLHLGLRALHRYGLSPAEALRTATVLPARVFGAERDLGTLEVGKAADVVVVDGDPFTDFDSLVRTESVLRGGVPYSTRDLVGAFPGAASVRGGAPVRRWLEVGRMLRRDSCCDMG; encoded by the coding sequence GCCGCCGGCCTCGGCCGCGGCCACCGAGGCGCACGGCGCCACGCTCTCCTTCACCGCGGCCACCAACGGCGCGGCCACGCTGGCCCCTTCGGGTGACCGGCTGGTCGCCGAGATACAGAACGTGCTGTGGTCGGTGCCCCGGAAGGGCGGCGCGGCCACGGCGCTCACCCCGGCCGGGCTGGAACCGAACCGTCCGGTCTTCTCCCCCGACGGTGCGCTGATCGCGCTGTGCGCGTACCGGGGCGGCGGATTCCACATCTGGACGATGCGGCCGGACGGTTCCGATGTGCGGCAGCGAACGGACGGCCCGTGGGACGACCGCGGCCCCGCCTGGTCGCCCGACGGCACCCGGATCGCCTTCGCGTCCGAGCGCGGCGGCGATCCCGTGGCCGGCAGCCCCTACCGGGTGTGGGTGCTCGACCTGGCCACGGGCGGTCTCACCCGGCTCACCGGGGTCCCCGGGCAGGAAGGGCCGCTCCAGGACGGCGCCTGGGAGGACTTCGACCCCACCTGGTCGGCCGACGGCGAGCGGGTGCTCTTCATCCGCGCGACACCGACGGCGGCACCGGCCGGCGGGACCACGCTCGACGCCCGTACCGTCGCCTCCGTACCGGCCGACGGCGGCGGCCCCGTGCGGCTGGAGCACAGCGAGCCGGCCGCGGCCCAGCTGATGGCGCCCGCCGTCTCGCCGGGCGGCCGGCTCGCCTGTCTGCGCACCACCCCCGCCCCCGCGGGCTCGTGCACGCTCGTGGTGGACGGCGCGGCCGTCGCGGTGGACGGGGACGTGGCTCCCGTACCGCCGCGCTGGATCTCGCGGGAGGAGTTGCTGCTGACCGTCGGCGGGCGGTTCCGGATCGTCCGGCCCGACGCCCCGGAGCGGGCCGAGACCATCCCGTTCACGGCCGCCTTACCGGTGGACCGCCCCCGGTACCGCGTCAAGCGGTACGACATCGAGGCCGGTGGCGGGATCCGCCCGGTGCGCGCCCTGCATCTGCCCGCCCTCTCCCCGGACGGGCGGCGGGTCGCGTTCGCCGCGCTCAACTCCCTGTGGGTCGCGGACGTCACGGGCGGCCGCGCCCCGCGCCGGATCGTCCGGGCCGATCCCACCCGCTATCTGCTCGGCCCCGTCTGGACTCCCGACGGCGACGGTCTGGTGTACGCGGACGACCGCGACGGGCTGCTCGCGGTGCGCCGCCGGGAGCTGGCCGGTGGCGCGGAGACCGTACTCGCCTCCGGTGGCCGGGTGCATCCGGCGCTCTCCCCCGACGGCACCCGGCTCGCCTGTATCGACATGTCGGGAAATCTCCTTGTGCGGGAGTTGGCGACGGGCGCGGAGCGGGTGCTGGTCGCGGCACTCGGCGGCGGCGGGCTGCCCGGCCGGCCGAGTTGGTCGCCCGACGGCCGCCGCATCGCCTTCTGCGACCGCAACCGGCTCAACCAGCGCTTCCGCGAGGGCTACAACCTCATCCGGGTGGTGGACGCGGCCAGTGGCGCGGCGCGGCTGCACGCGCTCGCCCCGCACCTGTCGCTGTCCGACCGCTACGACTCGGGCCCCGTATGGTCCCCGGACGGCCGCCACATGGCCGTCATCGCGGAATCGGCGCTGTGGCTGCTGCCGGTGCGGAAGGACGGCACGCCCGACGGGGAGCCGCGGCGGCTGACCGACGAGCCCGCCGACCACCCGTCGTGGTCCGGGGACGGGCGCACCGTCCTGTATCTGTCGGCGGGCAGGCTGCGGCTGCTGGACGTGGCGAGCGGGACGGCCCGTACGGTACGGGTCCCGCTCGACCACCGGCGGCCGGCACCCGTCGACACGGTCGTCCACGCGGGCCGGTTCTGGGATGGCACCGGGGACCGGGTCCGGGAGGACGTCGACCTCGTGGTGCGCGGCGGGCGGGTGGCCGCCGTCGAGCCGCACCGGGCGGGCCGGGCCGCCCGGCGCCGCGTCGACGCGTCCGCCCGGACCGTGCTGCCGGGGCTGTGGGACGCGCACACGCACCCCTGGCAGTACACCTACGGCGGCCGCCAGACCGCGTTGCAGCTCGCGTACGGCATCACCACCGCCGTCTCGCTCGGCGGCTTCTCCTACGAACAGGCCCGCATCCGCGAGGCGGTCGCGGCGGGTGCGCTCGCCGGTCCCCGGCTGCTGACCTGCGGCGAACTGCTCGACGGCCCGCGCGTGGCCTACAGCATGGGGCGGGCGCACCGGACCCGCGCGGGACTGCGGCGCTCGCTGGAGCGCGGCGCGGCCCTCGACTGGGACTTCGTCAAGACGTATGTCCGGGCCCCGGGCTGGGTGATGGAGGAGGCCGCGCGCTTCGCCCACGACCGGCTCGGGGTGCGCACGGGCAGCCACCTGTGCTCGCCGGGGGTGCAGCTCGGACAGGACCTCACGACCCACCTCCAGGCCACGCAGCGGCTGGAGTACGGTCACGCCACGTCGGCCACCGGCCACGCCTACCAGGACCTGACGGAGATCTACACGGCGACCGACTTCCGGATGATCGCCACCCCCTTCACCGCCCAGCCGCTGATCGGGGCGGATCCGGCGCTGGCGGAGGACGAGCGGGTCACCCGGCTGATGCCGCCGTGGGACACCGCCCTGGTCCGCCAGCTCGCCGGTACGCCGCCCACCGCCGCGCAACTCGCCACGCTGCGCACCGAGATCGGCGTCTACCGGCGGGTACTGGAGCGCGGCGGGCTCGTGGCGCTGGGCACGGACGCCCCGCTGGTGCCGGTGGGTCTGCATCTGCACCTGGGGCTGCGGGCGCTGCACCGGTACGGGCTGTCGCCGGCCGAGGCGCTGCGTACGGCGACCGTGCTGCCGGCTCGAGTCTTCGGCGCGGAGCGCGATCTGGGCACGCTGGAGGTGGGCAAGGCCGCGGACGTGGTGGTCGTGGACGGCGACCCGTTCACCGACTTCGACTCGCTCGTACGGACGGAGTCGGTGCTGCGCGGCGGGGTGCCGTACAGCACGCGGGACCTGGTCGGGGCGTTTCCGGGGGCGGCGTCCGTACGCGGGGGCGCACCGGTGCGGCGCTGGCTGGAGGTCGGCCGGATGCTGCGGCGGGACAGCTGCTGCGACATGGGGTAG
- a CDS encoding LysR family transcriptional regulator: MTHRVPDLGALELLLAVARLGSLGRAAREMGITQPAASSRIRAMERRLGLALVERSPRGSRLTEAGTLVTDWARRIVEAAEAFDAGVHALRDRRDSRLTVAASMTIAEYLLPGWLIALRAMRPGTAVSLLAGNSAAVAAHLLAGEADLGFVEGLDVAPGLDGAVIGRDRLAVVVAPDHPWARRRVPVSPQELAGTPLVLRERGSGTRQVLHEALAAYGGLADPLLELASTTAVKAAAISGAGPAVLSRLAVREELAARRLAEIPLAEVRLRRDLRAVWPAGQRPAGPARDLLGLTRSAER; the protein is encoded by the coding sequence ATCACCCACCGCGTCCCCGATCTGGGCGCCCTGGAGCTGCTGCTCGCCGTCGCCCGCCTGGGCAGCCTCGGCCGTGCCGCCCGCGAGATGGGCATCACCCAGCCCGCCGCGAGCAGCCGCATCCGCGCCATGGAGCGCCGCCTCGGCCTCGCCCTCGTCGAACGCTCGCCGCGCGGCTCCCGCCTCACCGAGGCCGGGACGCTGGTGACGGACTGGGCGCGGCGGATCGTGGAGGCGGCCGAGGCGTTCGACGCGGGGGTCCACGCGCTGCGCGACCGGCGCGACTCCCGGCTGACGGTGGCCGCCAGCATGACGATCGCCGAATACCTGCTGCCCGGCTGGCTGATCGCGCTGCGCGCCATGCGGCCCGGCACGGCCGTCTCCCTGCTCGCGGGGAACTCCGCCGCCGTCGCCGCGCACCTGCTCGCCGGGGAGGCGGACCTGGGCTTCGTGGAGGGCCTGGACGTCGCCCCCGGCCTGGACGGCGCGGTCATCGGCCGCGACCGGCTCGCCGTGGTCGTCGCGCCCGACCACCCTTGGGCGCGCCGCCGCGTCCCCGTCAGCCCCCAGGAGCTCGCCGGAACCCCGCTCGTCCTGCGCGAACGCGGCTCGGGCACCCGCCAGGTCCTCCACGAAGCCCTCGCCGCGTACGGGGGCCTCGCCGACCCGCTGCTGGAACTCGCCTCCACCACGGCCGTGAAGGCCGCGGCGATCAGCGGCGCCGGACCCGCCGTCCTGAGCCGGCTGGCCGTCCGCGAGGAGCTGGCGGCCCGCCGACTGGCCGAGATACCGCTGGCGGAGGTGCGGCTGCGCCGCGACCTGCGCGCGGTCTGGCCCGCCGGGCAGCGCCCGGCGGGCCCGGCCCGCGACTTGCTGGGTCTCACGCGGTCGGCGGAGCGCTAG
- a CDS encoding TDT family transporter produces MRISSRNLRYLGPNWYAVVMGTAIVANAGAALPSVPGSRIAYEAVWALSAVALVVLLAARAAHWARHRDQARAHLLDPAVAPFYGCVSMALLAVGGGTLSVGADVIGVRAAVAVDAVLWTAGTVIGLAAAAGIPYLMITRHRIGAQDASPVWLLPVVPPMVAAALGPALAAHVPAGQGRLALLLGCYALFGLSLMAVLLILPAVFLRLVRHGAPAPALTPTLFLVLGPLGQSVTAAAHLAEAAPAGVHGGYFAVAYGVPVLGFALLWLALAGALAVRALRRGMPFAMTWWGFTFPLGTCVTGAAGLARPTGLHALTWLAVGLYAVLVGAWSVVAVRTALGVARGTLLAPPNAGPAAPPVGAGAASAAPTPGAGAAAPPAVARGALAAAPASVPGLAAAPAPSSVPGLAAAPAPARVSVPSAARR; encoded by the coding sequence ATGCGCATCTCGTCACGCAACCTCCGGTATCTCGGCCCCAACTGGTACGCGGTCGTCATGGGAACGGCCATCGTGGCGAACGCGGGTGCCGCGCTACCAAGCGTCCCCGGGTCGCGTATCGCGTACGAGGCCGTGTGGGCGCTGTCGGCGGTGGCGCTGGTGGTGCTGCTCGCGGCCCGCGCGGCGCACTGGGCGCGCCATCGCGACCAGGCGCGGGCGCATCTTCTCGATCCGGCGGTGGCGCCGTTCTACGGCTGCGTGTCGATGGCGCTGCTCGCGGTCGGCGGCGGGACGCTGTCCGTCGGTGCGGACGTGATCGGCGTGCGGGCGGCCGTCGCCGTGGACGCGGTGCTGTGGACCGCGGGCACCGTGATCGGGCTGGCGGCGGCGGCCGGAATCCCGTATCTGATGATCACGCGGCACCGGATCGGCGCGCAGGACGCCTCGCCCGTGTGGCTGCTGCCGGTCGTCCCGCCCATGGTGGCGGCGGCGCTGGGGCCCGCGCTGGCGGCTCACGTTCCGGCCGGGCAAGGGCGGTTGGCCCTGCTGCTGGGCTGCTACGCGCTGTTCGGGCTCAGCCTGATGGCGGTGCTGCTGATCCTGCCCGCGGTGTTCCTCCGGCTGGTGCGGCACGGCGCGCCCGCTCCGGCGCTCACCCCGACCCTGTTTCTGGTTCTGGGGCCGCTGGGCCAGTCCGTGACGGCCGCGGCCCATCTGGCGGAAGCGGCCCCGGCCGGTGTCCACGGGGGGTACTTCGCCGTGGCGTACGGCGTCCCGGTGCTGGGGTTCGCGCTGCTGTGGCTGGCGCTGGCCGGGGCGCTGGCGGTGCGGGCGCTGCGGCGCGGCATGCCGTTCGCCATGACGTGGTGGGGCTTCACCTTCCCGTTGGGTACGTGCGTCACGGGCGCGGCCGGGCTGGCGCGGCCCACCGGGCTGCACGCGCTGACATGGCTGGCCGTGGGGTTGTACGCGGTGCTGGTGGGCGCGTGGTCCGTGGTCGCGGTGCGCACGGCGCTCGGGGTGGCGCGCGGGACGCTGCTCGCGCCCCCGAACGCGGGCCCCGCCGCGCCCCCGGTCGGCGCCGGTGCGGCCTCTGCCGCGCCCACGCCCGGTGCCGGTGCTGCCGCGCCCCCGGCCGTCGCTCGTGGGGCTCTTGCCGCGGCCCCTGCCTCCGTCCCGGGCCTTGCGGCCGCTCCCGCTCCTTCCTCCGTCCCAGGCCTTGCGGCCGCTCCCGCACCGGCCCGTGTCAGCGTGCCGTCCGCAGCGCGGCGCTGA
- a CDS encoding helical backbone metal receptor, whose translation MSNRPAVRRVVSLVPSLTEAVAATAPELLAGVTDWCTHPPGLRAARVGGTKNPDTARIAALAPDLVIANEEENRAPDLAALRAAGLEVLVTEVRTLDQAFTELARVLVDGCGLPRPDWLDVAEAAWRDVAPAAPVRRAVVPVWRRPWMVLGRDTFAGDLLARLGVEHLFRSHSERYPRIPLDELRARGADLVVLPDEPYRFTAEDGPEAFPGLPAALVSGRHLTWYGPSLAEAPAVLSAALRTAR comes from the coding sequence ATGAGCAACCGCCCCGCTGTCCGGCGCGTGGTCTCCCTCGTGCCTTCTCTTACTGAGGCCGTGGCCGCCACCGCCCCCGAGCTGCTGGCCGGAGTCACCGACTGGTGCACCCATCCACCCGGTCTGCGCGCGGCGCGCGTCGGCGGGACGAAGAACCCGGACACCGCCCGGATCGCCGCCCTCGCCCCGGACCTCGTCATCGCCAACGAGGAGGAGAACCGGGCCCCCGACCTGGCCGCGCTGCGCGCCGCCGGACTGGAGGTGCTGGTCACCGAGGTACGCACCCTGGACCAGGCGTTCACCGAGCTGGCGCGGGTCCTGGTGGACGGCTGCGGGCTGCCGCGCCCCGACTGGCTGGACGTGGCCGAGGCGGCGTGGCGGGACGTCGCCCCCGCCGCCCCGGTGCGGCGCGCCGTCGTACCCGTATGGCGGCGGCCGTGGATGGTGCTGGGCCGGGACACCTTCGCGGGCGACCTGCTGGCGCGGCTGGGAGTGGAGCACCTGTTCCGCTCGCACAGCGAGCGCTATCCGCGTATCCCGCTCGACGAACTGCGCGCGCGGGGCGCGGACCTGGTCGTCCTGCCGGACGAGCCGTACCGCTTCACCGCCGAGGACGGCCCGGAGGCCTTTCCCGGCCTGCCCGCCGCCCTGGTCAGCGGACGGCATCTCACCTGGTACGGGCCCTCGCTGGCCGAGGCGCCCGCGGTGCTCAGCGCCGCGCTGCGGACGGCACGCTGA
- a CDS encoding 5'-3' exonuclease, with translation MTRRLMLLDTSSLYFRAYYGVPDSVRAPDGTPVNAVRGLLDFIDRLVRDHQPDGLVACMDFDWRPHWRVELIPTYKAHRVAEETPEGLPDEEEVPDTLSPQVPVIDAVLDAVGIARVGAAEYEADDVIGTLTARATGPVDIVTGDRDLYQLVDDERRIRVLYPLKGVGTLQTVDEALLREKYGVGGSGYADLALLRGDPSDGLPGVPGIGEKTAAKLLAAYGDLAGIMAAVDDPASKLTPAQRKRLAEARPYVAVAPRVVRVASDIALPPVDPALPRTPRDPAELERLAERWGLGGSLQRLLTTLHSGAC, from the coding sequence GTGACGCGACGCCTGATGCTCCTCGACACCTCCTCCCTCTACTTCCGCGCCTATTACGGGGTCCCGGACTCGGTCAGGGCCCCCGACGGCACCCCGGTGAACGCCGTCCGCGGGCTGCTGGACTTCATCGACCGGCTGGTGCGGGACCACCAGCCGGACGGCCTGGTCGCCTGCATGGACTTCGACTGGCGGCCGCACTGGCGGGTCGAGCTGATTCCGACGTACAAGGCCCACCGGGTCGCCGAGGAGACCCCGGAGGGGCTGCCGGACGAGGAGGAGGTCCCGGACACCCTCTCGCCGCAGGTGCCGGTGATCGACGCGGTGCTGGACGCGGTCGGCATCGCCCGCGTCGGCGCCGCGGAGTACGAGGCGGACGACGTGATCGGCACCCTGACCGCCCGTGCGACCGGGCCGGTGGACATCGTCACCGGCGACCGCGACCTGTACCAGCTGGTGGACGACGAGCGGCGGATCCGGGTGCTCTATCCGCTCAAGGGAGTCGGCACGCTGCAGACGGTGGACGAGGCGCTGCTGCGCGAGAAGTACGGCGTCGGCGGCTCGGGGTACGCGGACCTGGCCCTGCTGCGCGGCGACCCCAGCGACGGCCTGCCGGGCGTACCGGGGATCGGCGAGAAGACGGCCGCGAAGCTGCTCGCCGCCTACGGCGACCTGGCGGGGATCATGGCCGCGGTCGACGACCCGGCCTCGAAGCTGACCCCGGCGCAGCGCAAGCGCCTGGCCGAGGCCCGCCCGTACGTCGCGGTCGCGCCGCGGGTCGTGCGGGTGGCCTCCGACATCGCCCTGCCCCCGGTGGACCCGGCCCTGCCGCGTACGCCGCGGGACCCGGCGGAGCTGGAGAGGCTTGCGGAGCGGTGGGGGCTGGGTGGCTCATTGCAGCGCCTGCTCACGACGCTGCACAGCGGAGCCTGTTAG
- a CDS encoding siderophore-interacting protein produces the protein MADRPVRKAPQLHRGRVVRTERLTPHMVRVVLGGDGLAGFAAGEWSDHYVKLLFRVEGVDYPEPFDIRRIRDEFPRDQWPRTRTYTVREWNADVRELTVDFVVHGDEGLAGPWAAAATPGMEIDLLGPGGAYVPGAEADWHLLAGDESALPAIAASLERAPDGVPVRALIEVAGPAEEQKLTAPDGAEIVWLHRGAAPVGEALVAAVRALEFPPGQVQAFVHGEAGFVKELRRHLRLERGITREWLSISGYWRRGHDEDGWQASKREWNARVEAEQEGSGQTAA, from the coding sequence GTGGCTGACCGTCCCGTCCGCAAGGCACCGCAGCTCCACCGGGGGCGCGTGGTGCGTACGGAACGTCTGACCCCCCACATGGTGCGGGTCGTGCTCGGTGGCGACGGCCTGGCCGGGTTCGCCGCGGGCGAGTGGAGCGACCACTACGTCAAGCTGCTCTTCCGGGTGGAGGGCGTCGACTACCCCGAGCCGTTCGACATACGCCGGATCCGCGACGAGTTCCCGCGCGACCAGTGGCCGCGGACGCGTACGTACACCGTGCGCGAGTGGAACGCGGACGTGCGCGAGCTGACGGTGGACTTCGTCGTCCACGGCGACGAGGGGCTGGCCGGGCCCTGGGCGGCCGCCGCCACGCCGGGCATGGAGATCGACCTGCTCGGCCCCGGCGGCGCCTATGTGCCGGGCGCGGAGGCCGACTGGCATCTGCTGGCGGGCGACGAGAGCGCGCTGCCCGCCATCGCCGCCTCACTGGAGCGCGCACCGGACGGGGTGCCGGTCCGGGCGCTGATCGAGGTCGCCGGCCCGGCGGAGGAGCAGAAGCTGACCGCACCGGACGGTGCGGAGATCGTCTGGTTGCACCGGGGCGCCGCGCCGGTCGGCGAGGCGCTGGTGGCAGCCGTTCGGGCCCTGGAGTTCCCGCCCGGCCAGGTGCAGGCGTTCGTGCACGGCGAGGCGGGGTTCGTGAAGGAGTTGCGCCGGCATCTGCGGCTGGAGCGCGGGATCACCCGCGAATGGCTGTCGATCTCCGGCTACTGGCGGCGCGGCCATGACGAGGACGGCTGGCAGGCGTCCAAGAGGGAGTGGAACGCGCGGGTCGAGGCCGAGCAGGAGGGCAGCGGCCAGACCGCCGCGTAG
- a CDS encoding RNA helicase produces the protein MTDELTPAERYAAARRRAAEEATALAPFRAMYDFDLDPFQIEACQALEAGKGVLVAAPTGSGKTIVGEFAVHLALTQGRKCFYTTPIKALSNQKYTDLVRRHGVGRVGLLTGDNSINPDAPVVVMTTEVLRNMLYAGSQALRGLGYVVMDEVHYLSDRFRGAVWEEVIIHLPDSVTLVSLSATVSNAEEFGDWLDTVRGDTEVIVAERRPVPLFQHVLAGRRMYDLFEERSQQDGGQGTGRREVNPDLVRLARMENSRPSFGRDKRRGRNNMREADRERERRQRSRIWTPSRPEVIDRLDAEGLLPAITFIFSRAGCEAAVQQCLYAGLRLNDDAARAKVRAIVEERTAGIPDEDLHVLGYFEWLEGLERGVAAHHAGMLPTFKEVVEELFVQGLVKAVFATETLALGINMPARSVVLEKLVKWNGEQHADITPGEYTQLTGRAGRRGIDVEGHAVVLWQRAMDPTALAGLAGTRTYPLRSSFKPSYNMAVNLVSQFGRHRSRELLETSFAQFQADKAVVGISRQVQRNEEGLAGYRDSMTCHLGDFDEYARLRRELKDRETELSRQGAAQRRAAAAVALEKLKPGDVIHVPTGKYAGLALVLDPGLPAGRTNAHRGYEHHDGPRPLVLTAERQVKRLASIDFPVPVEPLERMRVPKSFNPRSPQSRRDLASALRTKAGHHDVRRHRRERSAAADDTEIARLRAAIRAHPCHGCAEREDHARWSERYHRLLRDTRQLERRIEGRTNTIARTFDRICALLSELGYLRGDEVTEDGRRLARLYGELDLLASECLRDGVWEGLGPAELAACASALVYEARQADDALPPKLPAGAAKQALGEMVRIWGRLDALEEEHKINQAEGVGQREPDLGFAWAAYRWASGHGLDEVLREVDMPAGDFVRWCKQLIDVLGQIAEAAPDGGTVRRNARRAVDGLLRGVVAYSSVG, from the coding sequence ATGACCGACGAGCTGACTCCCGCCGAGCGCTACGCCGCGGCCCGCCGCCGGGCCGCCGAGGAGGCCACCGCGCTGGCCCCCTTCCGAGCGATGTACGACTTCGATTTGGACCCCTTCCAGATCGAGGCGTGCCAGGCCCTTGAAGCCGGCAAGGGCGTGCTGGTGGCCGCGCCCACCGGCTCCGGTAAGACGATCGTGGGCGAGTTCGCCGTCCACCTGGCCCTCACCCAGGGCCGCAAGTGCTTCTACACCACCCCGATCAAGGCGCTGTCGAACCAGAAGTACACCGACCTGGTCCGGCGCCACGGCGTCGGCCGGGTCGGGCTGCTCACCGGCGACAACAGCATCAACCCCGACGCGCCGGTGGTCGTGATGACCACCGAGGTGCTCCGGAACATGCTGTACGCGGGCTCGCAGGCGCTGCGCGGCCTCGGGTACGTGGTGATGGACGAGGTGCACTACCTGTCCGACCGCTTCCGGGGCGCGGTCTGGGAGGAGGTCATCATCCACCTCCCCGACTCCGTCACGCTCGTGTCGCTGTCCGCGACCGTGTCCAACGCCGAGGAGTTCGGCGACTGGCTGGACACCGTCCGCGGCGACACCGAGGTGATCGTCGCCGAGCGCCGACCCGTGCCCCTGTTCCAGCACGTGCTCGCGGGGCGCCGGATGTACGACCTCTTCGAGGAGCGGAGCCAGCAGGACGGCGGGCAGGGCACCGGCCGCCGCGAGGTCAACCCCGACCTGGTGCGGCTCGCCCGCATGGAGAACTCCCGGCCGAGCTTCGGGCGTGACAAGCGCCGCGGGCGCAACAACATGCGGGAGGCCGACCGGGAGCGCGAGCGCCGCCAGCGCAGCCGCATCTGGACGCCCAGCAGGCCCGAGGTCATCGACCGGCTCGACGCCGAGGGGCTGCTGCCCGCGATCACCTTCATCTTCAGCCGCGCGGGCTGCGAGGCCGCCGTGCAGCAGTGCCTGTACGCGGGGCTGCGGCTCAACGACGACGCGGCGCGCGCCAAGGTGCGGGCCATAGTCGAGGAGCGCACGGCGGGTATTCCGGACGAAGACCTGCACGTGCTGGGCTACTTCGAATGGCTGGAGGGGCTGGAGCGGGGCGTCGCCGCCCACCACGCGGGCATGCTGCCGACCTTCAAGGAGGTCGTGGAGGAACTGTTCGTCCAGGGCCTGGTGAAGGCGGTGTTCGCCACCGAGACGCTCGCGCTGGGCATCAACATGCCGGCCCGCTCGGTGGTGCTGGAGAAGCTCGTCAAGTGGAACGGCGAGCAGCACGCCGACATCACGCCGGGGGAGTACACGCAGCTGACCGGCCGTGCGGGGCGGCGCGGCATCGACGTCGAGGGCCACGCGGTGGTGCTGTGGCAGCGCGCCATGGACCCGACCGCACTGGCGGGCCTCGCGGGCACCCGCACCTATCCGCTGCGCTCGTCCTTCAAGCCGTCGTACAACATGGCGGTCAACCTGGTCTCGCAGTTCGGGCGGCACCGCTCGCGCGAGCTGCTGGAGACCTCCTTCGCCCAGTTCCAGGCCGACAAGGCGGTCGTCGGCATCTCCCGCCAGGTGCAGCGCAACGAGGAGGGGCTCGCGGGCTACCGCGACTCCATGACCTGCCACCTGGGCGACTTCGACGAGTACGCGCGGCTGCGCCGCGAGTTGAAGGACCGCGAGACCGAACTGTCCCGGCAGGGCGCGGCACAGCGGCGCGCGGCCGCCGCCGTGGCGCTGGAGAAGCTCAAGCCGGGCGATGTGATCCATGTGCCGACCGGCAAGTACGCGGGCCTGGCACTGGTGCTGGACCCGGGCCTCCCGGCGGGCCGCACCAACGCCCACCGCGGATACGAGCACCACGACGGCCCCCGGCCCCTGGTGCTCACCGCCGAACGGCAGGTCAAGCGGCTGGCCTCGATCGACTTCCCGGTCCCGGTCGAGCCGCTGGAGCGGATGCGCGTACCGAAGTCGTTCAATCCGCGCAGCCCGCAGTCCCGCCGGGACCTGGCCTCCGCGCTGCGCACCAAGGCCGGACACCACGACGTGCGGCGCCACCGCAGGGAGCGTTCGGCCGCCGCCGACGACACCGAGATCGCACGGCTGCGCGCCGCGATCCGCGCGCACCCCTGCCACGGCTGCGCCGAGCGGGAGGATCATGCCCGCTGGTCCGAGCGGTACCACCGCCTGCTGCGCGACACCCGGCAGTTGGAGCGGCGCATCGAGGGCCGTACGAACACGATCGCCCGCACCTTCGACCGGATCTGCGCGCTGCTGTCGGAGCTGGGCTATCTGCGCGGGGACGAGGTCACCGAGGACGGCCGCCGGCTGGCCCGGCTCTACGGCGAACTCGACCTGCTGGCCAGCGAGTGCCTGCGGGACGGGGTGTGGGAGGGGCTGGGGCCCGCCGAGCTGGCGGCGTGCGCCTCCGCGCTGGTCTACGAGGCGCGGCAGGCCGACGACGCGCTGCCGCCGAAGCTGCCCGCGGGCGCCGCCAAGCAGGCCCTGGGCGAGATGGTGCGCATCTGGGGCCGGTTGGACGCCCTGGAGGAGGAGCACAAGATCAACCAGGCGGAGGGCGTCGGGCAGCGCGAGCCGGACCTGGGCTTCGCCTGGGCCGCGTACCGCTGGGCCTCCGGCCACGGCCTGGACGAGGTGCTGCGCGAAGTGGACATGCCCGCCGGCGACTTCGTGCGCTGGTGCAAGCAACTCATCGACGTCCTGGGGCAGATAGCGGAGGCGGCGCCGGACGGCGGCACGGTGCGCAGGAACGCCCGCCGGGCGGTCGACGGACTGCTGCGCGGCGTCGTGGCGTACAGCTCGGTGGGGTAG